The stretch of DNA GCGGTCGCCATCTCGTGCTCGACGCAGACGGCATTACGTCGTTCAAGGACGACCCGCGAGAGCTTTTCAACCTCTTTGCGGAAGGCGAGCCGCATCTCGTGCTGACGCCGCATGAAGGCGAGTTCGCACGGCTCTTTCCGGATATCGCGGCAGACAAGAGGCTCAGCAAGGTCGACAAAGCGCAGGCGGCTGCAGAGCGCGCCAATGCGGCGATCGTCTACAAGGGCGCCGATACCGTTATCGCATCGCCGGATGGCCGGGCTCTGATCAACACGAACGCACCGGTCTGGCTTGCGACGGCTGGCTCAGGCGATGTCCTTTCCGGCATGATCGGGGCGCTTCTGGCGCAGGGTTTGCCCGCATTCGAGGCTGCTGCATTCGGCGTCTACCTCCATGGCGAAGCCGGGCAGCGCGCCGGCAAGGGCCTGACGGCCGAAGATCTCGTGGCCCATGTGCAGCCGTTCTAGGCCGGCTGCTATCTCCCGACCTCTTCCTGAAGAGCGATCGCGCCGAACGGTGCATTGACCTTGCCTTCGTGGATCATGAAGGCAAAAACGTCGCGGGGCTCGCTCTTGACCTTCCGCTCCTTGTCGATCAGCGGCAGATCATCCGGCACCTTGCCTTCAGCCCATGTCTCAAGGCGCTTGGCCCAGGCCTTCAGGTCCTTGGGAGCGTAGCAGGTCTTGATGTCGTCCGAACCTTTCTGCAGCCGGGCATAGACGAAATCCGCCGTGACGTCGGCGATCATCGGATAGTCGAAGTGCTCGGCGCAGACCGGCGCCACGCCGTATTTCGCCAGCAGCGCGATGAATTCCGGCACCTTGAAGGAATCGTGGCGCACCTCGACCACATGCCGCAAAGGCAGGCCGTCCTGCTTGTCCGGCAAAAGCTTCAGGAAGGCTTCGAAATCCTCGGCATCGAACTTCTTGGTCGGCGCGAGCTGCCAGAGGATCGGACCGAGCTTGCCGCCGAGCTCGGTCAGCCCCTGCGTCAGGAAACGCTCCATGGATTCGCCCGCCTCGCCGAGCACGCGCCGGTTCGTCACGAAGCGGCTGGCCTTTAGCGAAAAGATGAAACCCTCCGGCACGTCGGATGCCCATTTGGCGAAGGTCTCCGGCTTCTGCGAACTGTAATAGGTGCCGTTAACCTCGATGACCTTCAACTGCCGGCTGGCATAATGCAGTTCGTCCTTCTGCTTGAGATCGGATGGGTAGAAGTGGTCGCGCCAGGGCTCGAAAGTCCAGCCGCCGACGCCGACGCGGATGCTGCCGGATTTGCTCATGTGTTCCTCCCGTTGTTCCGCCGTCGCCAGAGCTCTTCGCGACACGCCTATTCCGCCGCGACAAACGTCTTCTTCACCGGCCGGCGCTCCAGCAGTTCCTTCAGGAAGTGGCCGGTATAGGACCCGGTTTCCTTGACGATCGCTTCCGGCGTGCCGGCCGCAACGATCTCGCCGCCGCCGTCGCCGCCTTCCGGGCCGAAATCGAGCACCCAGTCGGCCGTCTTGATGACTTCGAGATTGTGCTCGATCACCACGACGGAATTGCCCTGGTTCACCAGCTCGTGCAGCATTTCGAGCAGCTTGGCGACGTCATGGAAGTGCAGGCCGGTCGTCGGTTCGTCGAGGATGTAGAGAGTCCGGCCCGTCGAGCGCTTCGACAGTTCCTTGGCTAGCTTGACGCGCTGGGCCTCGCCACCCGAAAGCGTGTTTGCCTGCTGGCCGACCTTGATGTAGCCGAGGCCGACATCGAATAGCGACTGCAGCTTGTCGCGTACCGCCGGCACGGCGCTGAAGAACTCCACGCCTTCCTCGACCGTCATGTCGAGCACGTCCGAAATCGACTTGCCCTTGAAGGTCACGTCCAGCGTCTCGCGATTGTAGCGCTTGCCATGGCAGACATCGCAGGTGACGTAGACGTCCGGCAGGAAGTGCATTTCAATCTTGATGACGCCGTCCCCCTGGCAGGCTTCGCAGCGCCCGCCTTTGACGTTGAAGGAGAACCGCCCCGGCTGGTAGCCGCGGGCTTTCGCCTCCGGCAGGCCCGCGAACCAGTCGCGGATTGGCGTAAATGCGCCGGTGTAGGTTGCCGGGTTCGAACGCGGCGTGCGGCCGATTGGCGATTGGTCGATATCGATTACCTTGTCGATGTGCTCGAAGCCGTCGATGCGATCATGATCGGCCGGAATTTCGCGCGCGCCCATCACGCGACGTGCGGCCGATTTGTAGAGCGTCTCCACCAGGAAGGTGGATTTGCCGCCCCCCGAAACGCCCGTCACAGCCGTGAAGACACCCAGCGGGATGGAGGCGGTGATGTTCTTCAGATTGTTGCCGCGCGCGCCGACCACCTTGATCTCGCGGCCTTTTTTCGGCTTGCGCCGTTCGTCGGGCACCGGCACGCCGAGTTCACCGGAAAGATACTTGCCGGTCAGCGATCTCGGGTTCGCCATGATGTCCTGCGGCGTGCCGTGCGCCACGATCTGGCCGCCGTGCACGCCGGCTTCCGGACCGATGTCGACCACGTCGTCGGCCGTCAAGATCGCATCCTCGTCATGCTCGACGACGATCACCGTATTGCCGATATCGCGCAGGTGCTTCAGCGTGTCGAGCAACCGCGCATTGTCGCGTTGGTGCAGGCCGATCGACGGCTCGTCGAGAACGTAGAGCACGCCTGTCAGGCCCGAGCCGATCTGCGAGGCAAGACGGATGCGCTGGCTTTCGCCGCCCGACAATGTGCCGGAATTCCGCGACAGGCTGAGATATTCGAGGCCGACGTCGTTCAGGAAGCGCAGGCGGTCGCGGATTTCCTTCAGAATGCGGACTGCGATCTCATTCTGCTTGGCCGACAAAGTCGCGGGTAGCGCCTCGAACCAGTCGCGTGCCACACGGATCGACATATCGGTGACCTGGCCGATATGCAGCTTGTTGATCTTCACTGCCAGCGTTTCCGGCTTCAGGCGAAAGCCGTTGCAGGCCGGGCAGGGGGCTGCGGACATGAAGCGCTCGATCTCTTCGCGCGCCCAGACGGAATCGGTTTCCTTCCAGCGGCGCTCGAGATTGGTGATGATGCCTTCGAAGCTCTTATGCGTGGTGTAGGAGCGCGCGCCGTCGGCATAGTGGAACTCGATCTTCTCATCCGTGCCGTTCAGGATGACGTCCTGCGCTTTTTCGGGCAGATCGCTCCAGCGGTTGCCGAGCTTGAAGCCGTAATGTTTACCGAGCGCTTCCAGCGTCTGATTATAGTAAGGGGAACTCGACTTTGCCCACGGCGCGATGGCGCCGTCGCGCAGCGTTCGCTCCGGTTCGGGGATGATCAGCGCCGCGTCGATCTTCTGCTGCGAGCCAAGGCCGTCACAGGTCGGGCAGGCACCGGCCGGATTGTTGAACGAGAAAAGCCGCGGCTCGATCTCCGGAATGGTGAAGCCGGAAATGGGGCAGGCGAATTTTTCCGAGAACAGCACGCGCTCATGCGTCTCGTTGAGCGATTTGTTGGCGGACCCACCCGCAGACGTTTCCTCCGGGGGCAACGGCTTGTCGGCAAATTCGGCGATGGCAAGCCCTTCGGCGAGCTTCAGAGAGGTCTCGAAGCTGTCGGCAAGCCTAGACGCCATGTCGGGACGCACGACGATGCGGTCCACGACGATGTCGATGTCATGCTTGTATTTCTTGTCGAGCGCCGGGACATCTGCGATCTCGTAGAACTGGCCGTCAACCTTGACGCGCTGGAAGCCCTTTTTCATGAGCTCCGCCAGTTCCTTCTTGTATTCGCCCTTACGGCCGCGCACGATCGGCGCCAGAATATAAAGACGCGTGCCTTCCTCGAACTCGAGCACACGGTCGACCATCTGGCTGACGGTCTGGCTCTCGATCGGCAGACCGGTTGCCGGCGAATAGGGAACGCCGACGCGCGCAAAGAGCAGCCGCATGTAGTCATAGATTTCGGTGACCGTGCCGACCGTCGAGCGAGGATTGCGCGAGGTCGTCTTCTGCTCGATCGAGATGGCCGGCGACAGGCCGTCGATCTGGTCGACATCCGGCTTCTGCATCATCTCCAGGAACTGGCGGGCATAGGCCGAAAGGCTTTCGACATAGCGGCGCTGGCCTTCGGCATAGATCGTGTCGAAGGCGAGCGACGACTTGCCGGACCCGGAAAGGCCGGTCATGACGATGAGTTTGTTGCGCGGCAGGTCGAGGTCGATGCCCTTGAGGTTGTGCTCGCGCGCGCCGCGGATGGAAATCGTCTTAAGTTCACTCATCGTAATTTTGCTTCTGTGCTGGAGTAAGCCCCTTATTTAGTGATGCCGCCGGGCGAGTCGAGGCTGAATATCCATCTGTTGCGAGGTTTTCGATTCTGTTGACAGGATCATAAGCATAAACTAGAACAAATAAAGAACAAAATTCCTTGTGGATGAACCGGCGATGGACGCGCATGGCCGGGGCTCTATAGTTTAAGGTACAGCGATTGTTTCAAGCGCCGCCGGGCAGGGCGGCAGTAAGGTGAGAAGTATGGCTGGCAGCGTGAACAAGGTAATTCTGATCGGAAACGTGGGCGCAGACCCCGAAATCCGCAGGACGCAGGACGGCCGCCCGATTGCCAATCTTCGCATCGCGACGTCCGAGACGTGGCGTGACCGCAATTCCGGCGAGCGCCGCGAAAAAACCGAGTGGCACACCGTCGTCGTTTTCAACGAAGGTCTCTGCAAGGTTGTCGAGCAATATGTGAAGAAGGGCGCCAAGCTCTATATCGAAGGCCAGCTCCAGACCCGCAAATGGCAGGACCAGAACGGCAACGACCGCTATTCGACGGAAGTCGTGCTACAGGGGTTCAATTCGACGCTGACGATGCTCGACGGCCGCGGCGAAGGCGGCGGTGCGAGCGCCGGCGGCGGACGCGGCAGCAGCAACGATTTCGGTGGCGGCGGCAATTACGGAGACGATTACGGCGCCCCGGCGCAGCCGTCCGGTCGCAGCAGCGGTGGCGGCGGGAATTTCTCGCGCGATCTCGATGACGACATCCCGTTCTGAGAAGAAGCACCTCTTGTTATGAACCGCTGATTGTCAGCGGATTTTTTGGTGTTTTTCCGCATAAGCATTCGGCGCGAACGATGTTCCGGCGGTTACGGCGCGATTGCGCCGAAACCTGTCAGAATGGTCCATGCGACGCCGATTGCAGCGCAAATCGCCAGCGTCGTAATCACCGAAAGCTTCAGGTGAAAGATCGCCAAGGCGGCAAGCACCGTTAGTACCAGCGACGGCCAGATGAGCGAGGCTGGAACCGGGACATCGATTGAAACTTGTCCCCATGAGGCAGTGCGCACGTCGGCAAAAAGCACATGGACGCCGAACCAGATCGCAAGGTTCAGGATCACGCCAACGACGGCTGCCGTGATGGCTGACATCGCTCCGGTCAGCGCAGGGTCGCCGCGCAGCCTTTCGATGAAGGGCGCTCCGAGGAAGATCCAGAGGAAGCTCGGAATGAAGGTCACCCATGTCGTCAGGACGGCGGCAAGTGTGGCAGCGAGCATTGGATCGAGCGGCCCGGGGTTCCTATAGGCGGCCATGAAGCCGACGAACTGGACGACGCTGATCAACGGTCCCGGGGTTGTCTCGGCCATGCCGAGACCATCCAGCATTTCCCCCGGTTTCAGCCATCCGAAATGCTGGACCGCTTCCTGAGCGACATAGGCAAGGACCGCGTAAGCGCCGCCGAATGTCACGACAGCCATTTGGCTGAAGAACAGCCCGACCTGCGAGAAGACACTGCCGGATCCCACCGTCACCAGCAACAACGCGACTGGTAGAAGCCAGGCAGCCGCAAGGCTGCCGGACACCCGCAGCGACCAGGCGAGGTTTGGCCGGGCATGGATTGGTGTATCTTCGCCGAGGAGGGAATCGCGATCTTCGAGGATATCGCCCGAACCGCCTTTGTGTCCGCCGCCCACCTCGAACAAGGGCGATCCCGCGCGGCCGCCGAGGAAGCCAACGATGCCAGCTGTAATGATGATCAGCGGGAACGGGACGTGGAGGCAGAAGATCGCGATGAAGGCGGCGGCAGCGATGCCTATCATCACGTTGTTTTTAAGCGCTCTGCTTCCGATCCGGAACACCGCCTGCAGCACGACCGCCAGCACCGCGGCCTTCAGGCCGAAGAACAGACCGGCGATATAGCTTACGTTTCCATAGGCGGCATAGACGTAGCTCAGCCCAAGGATGGAGATGAAGCCCGGAAGCACGAACAGAGCTCCGGCGATCAGGCCGCCAATCGTCCTGTTGAGCAGCCAGCCGATATAGATCGCCAGCTGATGGGCCTCTGGCCCCGGAAGCAGCATGCAGTAGTTGAGCGCATGCAGGAAGCGATGTTCGCCGATCCATCGTTTTTCGTCGACGACGATGCGGTGCATGACGGCGATCTGTCCCGCCGGTCCGCCGAAACTGAGCGCCGCAACTCTTGCCCACACTTTCGCCGCCTCACCAAGAGGGACTATGTCGCGGCTCGCCGGGGCGTCCCGTTCCATATCCATTTACTTCGGCCACATCACGGCGCCCGCCTCGGGTTGGGCCAATTATGGGTCTCGTCGGTGGCGTCGCGGCACCAGCGGTAAAACGCGTCATAGAGCGTCAGACCGGCGTCGAGCTGCTGCAGGTCATCTGTGAACATGCGCGAAAGTCCGAGCGAAGCGGCGAGCAGACCGGCTGCTTCCGGCGCGAGATCGAGCCTGGCAGTATCAGCGCCGCGAATAATGGTGGCGAGATGCAGCAGTGGTTTGGAAGTGAGATTGAATTCCTCGATCATCACGTCAAAGGTGCAGCGCTCGCCGCGATGGCTCCAGAAAACGTCCTCGATATCGAAAGGCGTCGCGCCAAAACGGTCGGCGACGGCCGGCACTTCCGATGCCGGAACGAACAGGAAGACGGCATTTGGATCGACGAACCGCTTGATCAGCCAGGGGCAGGCGATCCGGTCGATCTTGGGACGGGCCCGCGTCACCCAGACCGTACGGCCCTGCGGGTCACGCGCCGGCAGCTTGACATAGGGCACCACCTGGCCACCGGCCTGCAGCCACGCCTCGAATCCTCCTTCGAGAACTTCCGCGTCCGTTCCGAAATGGCGAAGATAGGCGGCCACGCCATGACTGAGCTTTTGCCCTCTCTGGCACACGATGACAGCCGTGCCGGCAACCTCGTGGCTCCATTCACTGACATCGGTGTGGCTGCGCCGGATCGACCCCGGGACGAGCCGTGGGTCGGCGGCAAAATCCTCGGCCGTGCGGACGTCGATAATGACGGGCACATTCGGCGTTCCGATGATGCGGTTGAGCTTGTCGGATGAAATTTCCAGAAATGACGGCATGACGCGTCCTCCGTTGTACGGGTTATCGGACGCGATACTTCAGC from Rhizobium sp. 007 encodes:
- a CDS encoding DUF72 domain-containing protein, producing the protein MSKSGSIRVGVGGWTFEPWRDHFYPSDLKQKDELHYASRQLKVIEVNGTYYSSQKPETFAKWASDVPEGFIFSLKASRFVTNRRVLGEAGESMERFLTQGLTELGGKLGPILWQLAPTKKFDAEDFEAFLKLLPDKQDGLPLRHVVEVRHDSFKVPEFIALLAKYGVAPVCAEHFDYPMIADVTADFVYARLQKGSDDIKTCYAPKDLKAWAKRLETWAEGKVPDDLPLIDKERKVKSEPRDVFAFMIHEGKVNAPFGAIALQEEVGR
- a CDS encoding single-stranded DNA-binding protein, yielding MAGSVNKVILIGNVGADPEIRRTQDGRPIANLRIATSETWRDRNSGERREKTEWHTVVVFNEGLCKVVEQYVKKGAKLYIEGQLQTRKWQDQNGNDRYSTEVVLQGFNSTLTMLDGRGEGGGASAGGGRGSSNDFGGGGNYGDDYGAPAQPSGRSSGGGGNFSRDLDDDIPF
- a CDS encoding sulfurtransferase/chromate resistance protein — encoded protein: MPSFLEISSDKLNRIIGTPNVPVIIDVRTAEDFAADPRLVPGSIRRSHTDVSEWSHEVAGTAVIVCQRGQKLSHGVAAYLRHFGTDAEVLEGGFEAWLQAGGQVVPYVKLPARDPQGRTVWVTRARPKIDRIACPWLIKRFVDPNAVFLFVPASEVPAVADRFGATPFDIEDVFWSHRGERCTFDVMIEEFNLTSKPLLHLATIIRGADTARLDLAPEAAGLLAASLGLSRMFTDDLQQLDAGLTLYDAFYRWCRDATDETHNWPNPRRAP
- the chrA gene encoding chromate efflux transporter codes for the protein MDMERDAPASRDIVPLGEAAKVWARVAALSFGGPAGQIAVMHRIVVDEKRWIGEHRFLHALNYCMLLPGPEAHQLAIYIGWLLNRTIGGLIAGALFVLPGFISILGLSYVYAAYGNVSYIAGLFFGLKAAVLAVVLQAVFRIGSRALKNNVMIGIAAAAFIAIFCLHVPFPLIIITAGIVGFLGGRAGSPLFEVGGGHKGGSGDILEDRDSLLGEDTPIHARPNLAWSLRVSGSLAAAWLLPVALLLVTVGSGSVFSQVGLFFSQMAVVTFGGAYAVLAYVAQEAVQHFGWLKPGEMLDGLGMAETTPGPLISVVQFVGFMAAYRNPGPLDPMLAATLAAVLTTWVTFIPSFLWIFLGAPFIERLRGDPALTGAMSAITAAVVGVILNLAIWFGVHVLFADVRTASWGQVSIDVPVPASLIWPSLVLTVLAALAIFHLKLSVITTLAICAAIGVAWTILTGFGAIAP
- the uvrA gene encoding excinuclease ABC subunit UvrA is translated as MSELKTISIRGAREHNLKGIDLDLPRNKLIVMTGLSGSGKSSLAFDTIYAEGQRRYVESLSAYARQFLEMMQKPDVDQIDGLSPAISIEQKTTSRNPRSTVGTVTEIYDYMRLLFARVGVPYSPATGLPIESQTVSQMVDRVLEFEEGTRLYILAPIVRGRKGEYKKELAELMKKGFQRVKVDGQFYEIADVPALDKKYKHDIDIVVDRIVVRPDMASRLADSFETSLKLAEGLAIAEFADKPLPPEETSAGGSANKSLNETHERVLFSEKFACPISGFTIPEIEPRLFSFNNPAGACPTCDGLGSQQKIDAALIIPEPERTLRDGAIAPWAKSSSPYYNQTLEALGKHYGFKLGNRWSDLPEKAQDVILNGTDEKIEFHYADGARSYTTHKSFEGIITNLERRWKETDSVWAREEIERFMSAAPCPACNGFRLKPETLAVKINKLHIGQVTDMSIRVARDWFEALPATLSAKQNEIAVRILKEIRDRLRFLNDVGLEYLSLSRNSGTLSGGESQRIRLASQIGSGLTGVLYVLDEPSIGLHQRDNARLLDTLKHLRDIGNTVIVVEHDEDAILTADDVVDIGPEAGVHGGQIVAHGTPQDIMANPRSLTGKYLSGELGVPVPDERRKPKKGREIKVVGARGNNLKNITASIPLGVFTAVTGVSGGGKSTFLVETLYKSAARRVMGAREIPADHDRIDGFEHIDKVIDIDQSPIGRTPRSNPATYTGAFTPIRDWFAGLPEAKARGYQPGRFSFNVKGGRCEACQGDGVIKIEMHFLPDVYVTCDVCHGKRYNRETLDVTFKGKSISDVLDMTVEEGVEFFSAVPAVRDKLQSLFDVGLGYIKVGQQANTLSGGEAQRVKLAKELSKRSTGRTLYILDEPTTGLHFHDVAKLLEMLHELVNQGNSVVVIEHNLEVIKTADWVLDFGPEGGDGGGEIVAAGTPEAIVKETGSYTGHFLKELLERRPVKKTFVAAE